Within the Micromonospora citrea genome, the region GAACGAGCTGCTCGTGCTCCAGGAACTGCTCGACCGGCGGGTGCAGGTCGAGCCGGGCGGGCAGGCGGGCTCGGTCGTCGACGTGGCGATGGAGTGCAGCCGGGGCGGCGAGTGGTCGCTGACCAGGGTGGCCGTACGCGAGCAGACCGGCCGGCTGACCCGCCGGGGCCACCTGCACCAGGTGGAGTGGGAGCGGGTACGCGGGCTCAGCGGCATCGCCGACAGCCGGGGCACCGCCAACCTGCTCGCGGTGCTGGAGGACATGCGCCCGGCCGACCTCGCCAACGCCCTGCAGGATCTCCCCGACGCCCGGCGCAACGAGGTCGCCGCCGCGCTCGACGACGAGCGTCTGGCGGACGTGCTGAGCGAGCTGCCGGAGCACGACCAGGTGGAGATCCTGGCCGCGCTGGACCGGGAGCGGGCCGCCGACGTGCTGGAGGAGATGGATCCGGACGACGCGGCCGACCTGCTCAGCGAGCTGCCCCCGCCGGAGCAGGACGTGCTGCTCGACCTGATGCAGCCGGACGAGGCCGACCCGGTCCGTCAGCTCCTCAAGTACACGCCGGGCACGGCGGGCAGCGTGATGACCTCCGAGCCGGTCATCCTGCCGCCGGACGCCACCGTCGCCGAGGCCCTGGCGCGGATCCGGGAGCCGCAGCTCTCCCCCGCGATCGCCGCGCAGGTCTTCGTGTCCCGGGCGCCGATGACCACGCCGACCGGCCGTTACCTCGGCATGGTGCACTTCCAGCGGCTGCTCCGGGAGCCGCCGGCCGACCTGCTCGGCGGGGTGGTGGTCAACGACATCGACCCGCTGCGGGCGGCCACCCCGCTGCCGGAGATCACCCGCCGGATGGCCACGTACGACCTGGTCGCCATGCCGGTGGTCGACCGCAACAACCGGCTGGTCGGCGCGGTCACGGTCGACGACGTGCTGGACCACCTGCTGCCCCGGGACTGGCGGGACCGGGACGCCACAGCGGGCCCGAGCACCACCGAGCCGGTGGGCGGCACGGATGGCTGACGGGCGGCGGGCG harbors:
- a CDS encoding magnesium transporter MgtE N-terminal domain-containing protein, with amino-acid sequence MSTPTRIYIARLAGVAVFDPNGDQVGRVRDAVARLRPTQRPPEVVGLVAEMPMRRRIFLSINRITSIDSDAIVLGTGTLNLRRFEKRPNELLVLQELLDRRVQVEPGGQAGSVVDVAMECSRGGEWSLTRVAVREQTGRLTRRGHLHQVEWERVRGLSGIADSRGTANLLAVLEDMRPADLANALQDLPDARRNEVAAALDDERLADVLSELPEHDQVEILAALDRERAADVLEEMDPDDAADLLSELPPPEQDVLLDLMQPDEADPVRQLLKYTPGTAGSVMTSEPVILPPDATVAEALARIREPQLSPAIAAQVFVSRAPMTTPTGRYLGMVHFQRLLREPPADLLGGVVVNDIDPLRAATPLPEITRRMATYDLVAMPVVDRNNRLVGAVTVDDVLDHLLPRDWRDRDATAGPSTTEPVGGTDG